Below is a window of Scyliorhinus torazame isolate Kashiwa2021f chromosome 24, sScyTor2.1, whole genome shotgun sequence DNA.
ttcttgcctaatcacatcatcatgaaccctcccacaattattttattttattttaaaacatttttattgaaggttttcataaaatatcaataacaaaatgaaaaagaaacccaccagggtaaagtacaaaacacagtccagaaaaacaaccctccatatccccctcccccccccctgtacatgaaTAATATTACATACATAatcaggtatgttccagaaacatatatacagacagattcaaagatgccagacaatctttacagatccagagatggggtaagccCAGGTTAAAGGGGTTTGAATTGTGTCACAATtcacttgacacaattcacacctctttaacctggggttaccccatctctcgatctgtaaagatttaatgaaattaaaaaaaatgaaatgaaaatcgcttattgtcgcaagtaggcttcaatgaagttattgtgaaaaacccctagtcgccacattccggcgcctgttcggggaggctggtacgggatcatctgctaatgctcacattccaagcattgtctggcatctttgaatttgtctatatatatgtttctggaacatacctccacattcacctgaggaaggtgcagcgctccgaaagctagtgacatcgaaacaaacctgttggactttaacctggtgttgtaaatccCTCTGTGGTGAAGGGTCCCTCTTACCGACAGCCAGGTCACTTTCCCCGgtggatctttacacactgacaaactgggactggagacattctttctgaaatgtattTCCTGTTTGTAGTAAGCTGGTTTCTGATTGGTGGAAAATCCTAAATCCGATTGGACTGTTGTTATATCCAATCAAATGAACAGAACAGAACTGGCTGTCCTCAttctcacaatgtccaatcacaatcattcctttccccattcctcattagcatagatgtgaggctctgtctatttaatcagcgctcggaaggggtttgctttatttctgggtgaaattgaagatggctgacgagaagaaaccaacatcgaaaccagcttccaagaagggagccaagaaagtcattaagaaacctgcagtaaagggcggcaagaagcggcgaaggtcgaggaaggagagttactccatctacatctacaaagtgatgaagcaggttcaccccgacaccggcatctcctccaaggccatgagcatcatgaattcgttcgtcagcgatattttcgagcgcatcgcgggtgaggcttcccgcctggcccattacaacaagcgccgcaccatcagctcccgggagatccagaccgccgtgcgcctgctgctgcccggggaactggccaagcacgccgtgtcggaagggacaaaggcggtgaccaagtacaccagctccaagtaaaactccacaatggactgaaaaccaccccaaacacaacggctcttttaagagccacccacaatctctgtgaaaaagctgcaccGCATTGACTTGATGAAAAATCTCTTTGTGGAGGAtagagatttgtcccgttccagaatgttgtgaatgtggcttcatacccgcccgtcacagacagtttcacacagaagagaatcaAACTGAATTGAGAGCCGATTTTAAACGCAGTCTggcatttgtgacggacaatgaggagaaacacaatttcaggagggaattatttCAATTTAATGATAACTATATTCAGAGTTTAACAACTGGTGAGTTAAACTCATAAGGAAATTACTATTTTTTCTCTCGGGTGATGTGTTTCCCGCTCTCGGGACACAGTAAAGGCGGGAATGAAGAGGTTATTTTCGCGCTGATCTGTTTATTCCGCAGTTTTCCCAGGGACGGAATCAGCGAGATTTGAGCACACACAGGACCTGAGTCCATTGCAGCGCTTTaagatctgcctctccccggccctccctattctccggacacaaagctgcctgttccaccggctggatagagtcggggattctctccacacttcccagtgtaacattcccggccgctttcaggagaggctcagaaatcagccctttccctctgtccctgtgaagcctgtgtgaaggagttggttggtaatctctgtttctgcttttgcagtgagctgagatttgctccgttttaaattgctgaacggggtCTTATTACCGCCGGTTACAGATAAGAGATTGACAAATTAAAACTGTTCCGAAAATAGCGCCCGGATTCTGGGATGGAAAAATCAATAAACAGATCACCAAGTGTGAGATtcaaatagtttcctgaacatGGAGCCGTTCCGTTATTCGGGATTTTCCTGCACTGAAATTGGCGGGAGTTtcgaatttgaaaatgtcagccaatcaaaacctCCATATTCTTCTCCCTGGCCTGTGATTGGTTAATTGTTGACTGTACTTGAgttttaaaatataatttgtttccacagacaaaaaccagaatattctgaagatgaataaatgtgatgtttcctccacacaagttacagggaagagtgtcgccagctccttcccacacacaatccgtacattgtcactgacagagcaaagagacgcagacaggtcatcagttccacagtctcaggcagcagaaacagttccagagacacattttcaacccatcaatcaaacagcaggagagacagacgctgtgtccatgtcaccctaactcagttccactgacaggaggccccataaatcccagtgcaaattctcacccattctcatcatcactgtatcaatggagcagcttagtgaaataatcaacatcagagaaaactgacacatggattccggtttagaattacacaattaaccgtaataatgtactctgagattcgagttaaataccagttacatcactcacatcaggggtggctgtactaatcctcagactgtgtcctcacaaatacattagctgcaaacacaaatatcaggtgcattctcagattgagatatgctgaaagcgacaaagatacaaactctgattctcgtttaaaactcacctaatttatgaaaataaaagatgcaatataatttcgctgactatgaactgagctgtaacttgcaaactattgcaaaatcctcactcactctgttccggatggaagatactgcagcaattccagactgtggtccattttacattcatgtcaaaattctgactcagaatcagactgagtctcacagatcaaatcaatgtgtacagcctgagttaaacttccagagcaatccagtatcaggttgaaggttacattatctttcacaattgtgttcttatattaaatgctggtccaaaactatcacacattgtttgcttcaaacctcccacagcaatggtttctttctgtgctggaaatttacgtggaatgaatgcaaacttataaactgtcccagagattgaaaggtcacatcctgaaccgcatcctcccactgagtcacagagcctgacaggtacaggataatcctcaaacacgtgttcagactaagatccatcatgacactgagtcctggagcatgacagattcaggattattctcaaacggttgttcagagtaagatgctgaaagacactgtactcactcataaatagcaatcacaaaaagcaatcagactcaacaattgtacctctgagagatttagaaatggttaaaagactctcagagaggaaacaataatgacatacaatcacacgtatacacacagtgtacaggcccacacacattatacacagagttgcacacacacagatacacaaacatacacacacaggtatatacacgtgtacacacacagtaCACAGAGTCACACGCATTAAACACACACAGTTGTACACACCCGCAAACACAGgtatacagacacaggcacataaacattcacacatattctcagatacacacacatatatagaaacacgcatgtacagacagagatatacacagagacagatacattacatcagagaaataaaattaatccagctacagtgaagtaacagagatatagttctaatacaggatggtgagtggctggagtAGAGCCTCCAGGTCGCGGTGTCGCTTTGTGTTGGCCgcccttgtagtatatataaatgatttggaggaacatgtaactggtctgattagtaagtttgcagacgacacaaaggttggtggaattgcggatagtgatgaggactgtcagaggatacagcaggatttagattgtttggagacttgggcggagtgatggcagatggagtttaatccggacaaatgtgaggtaatgcattttggaaggtctaatgcaggtagggaatatacagtgaatggtagaacactcaagtgtattgaaagtcaaagagatctaggagtacaggtccacaggtcattgaaaggggcaccacagatggagaaggtagtcaagaaggcatacggcatgtttgccttcattggccggggctttgagtataagaattggcaagtcatgttgcagctgtataggaccttagttaggccacacttggagtataatgttcaattctggtcgccacactaccagaaggatgtggaggctttagagagggtgcagaagaagaaatttgccagaatgttgcctggtatggagggcattagctatgaggagcggtttaataaactcggtttgttctcactggaacgaaggaggttgaggggtgacctgaaagaggtctacaaaattatgagtggcatagacagagtggatagtcagaggctttttccaagggtagaggggtcaattactggggggcataggtttaaggtgtgaggggcaaggtttacaggagatgtacgaggcaggttttttacacagagggtagtgggtgcctggaactcgctgccggatgaggtggtggaagcaggggcgatactgacatttaagggcatcttgacaaatacatgaataggatgggaaaatagggatacggacccaggaagactaGAAGATTTTAGctcagatggacagcatggtcggcacaggcttggagggccgaagggcctgttcctctgctgtacttttctttgtctttgttctttgttgtaaaatctcccctctttcctcttgtgtaactgtgttatctgcatcttcactctgttattgAAAGGTCTTCCCTGATGTTAATTAAACTGCTTTCCGATATTTAAGTATATTCTCTCCCGCTGAACTGTGATTTCTACTGTGGAACCGagatctctactgtgtaactgctctctgctgtggaatatGATCAATGCTGTGAACTGTGCTCTGCTGGGGAACGGCgacctctcctgtggaaatgtgctctctgctgtgttactgtgctctctgctgtgttgctgtgttctctgctgtgggactgtgttctctgccgtgaactgtgcgctctgctgagaaactgcgatctctccagtggaaatgtactctctgctgtgaaactgtgctctctgctgtggaaacgtggaccagatgtgatgcagctgaggatgctgagtgatgtaacgtggacatggtgaagttactgtccagaaacttccgaattctatttttgtttttaatggaccgctacaatccacgtgtttattctaggacacaacaatgaataaaaatgaatcagtgctgagcagattctaacatcccacacctccagtttgttcttattgagaaccccgtcctcgatggaagcttttgctctccggATCACACCACCGCCTCCTGTGAATACAGAagcgatacctccaagatctgatctgtaacagaatcacagaataatacagtgtccccttgtgactgaggggaacagctgctccctatccgccctgtctatatctaacataatcttgtacacctcgatgagatcacccctcaatcatctctgttcccgcgagagagagaaaacaagcctatccacctctcttcatatcctaaatgctccatcccaagcaacatcctgctgaatcacctctgcaccccatccagtgcagtcacatatttcctagaatgtggtgaccagaattgcacacggtactccagctgtgacctccccaacattctatacaactccaccatgacctctctgcttttgtaatccatgccccgaaTGATAAAGACATGTATCTCAAATGTCTTTTCcaccaccttattaacctgcccttctgccttcagagatctctggacaagcaCTCCAAGGTccgtttgttcctcaggacttcccagtgtcaggccattcacattaatccaataataataatataatattctttattgtcacaaataggcttatattaacactacaatgaagttactgtgaaaacccccctaCCAAATGGATCACATCTAATTTTTCAGCGTGAAATTCCATcagccatttttctgcccatttgaccatcccgtctgtatcttcctgtaactcaagacactcaaccgaactctgagcttgaaactcagtgaaaggatttcaccctcctctcggaatctgatcaccacctcaatcccaacattcagcttgggtgggcagacaagacaacgtccttcccgcagccccccagcacagactggataatatcccaaactcgtatcctgctattgtcacattgctccaccaccttgttctcttcacaaaacgccaggaatctcagaccaattcttcagacctttgattctctcttcaaacaacaccttgtccctgattaagtccatcctgggaagaggggctccctattccgagttcctctgcgtacatccggttgctgttgatggaccaaaagaggtctcatgcctgaaagaaagcctctctcacagccctgtgagcatgtctccattagatGGTGCAGTCGacacctgcagagtagataacaatggagagaagtgtgagcaatttcagcgtcacaattctgTGGAAATAGAGCATTCAAAATataatattactgaaaatactgaactgatcctctgggagtaggactcaagtcaaaggggaaaatccagtggatttctagtggaaagatttaacaactggatgatggcagctgaaatcagtccttgcgttacaatctctgtagatattctactgaattgaaacctgcaaaagacatattttccgactagaaatccaacacatttccccctgttgtggaggaagttctcaatcgcacaggtggtcaaacggaataaggctgggctgggatttgagtccagatttttcttctgtgaacagacactttaccggacgaagctgcagagtgtgaggatgttcagctaatcacaagggaatgctggaaatactgtacggatctgtgaaaagagaaatagtTACCATTTCAGATCCTGACATTTCATTGGAacgatctgtttctctctccacagatgctgccggatcaactgaatatttccagcattttctgtctttgtttcagatttgcagcatccgcagtattttgcttttgggccaaaggacaatgagttgcctttcctgccctgagggttattgcaggtctctctggctgtgattgtcgctgattcggccaaacatttacaatctatcattaattgaccgcgagaatgggcggtgaggggattctggaaccgctgcaagtccatatggtgtatgtacacacacagtgctgttagggaggggttccaggtttggatggtgcctcgcggaggaaaagtcaatttcaggagtgggattcgagccctgacctccagaggagactgcgacctgcgctcggtcatcctgacgtattcgaaaggttaggtgcgtttgggccgaaatcgggtgctctttccgagggtcggtgccgattcgatgggccgaatggcctccttctgcactggaggcattctatgattactgaaatagggtgaaaatggcagcatccaggacacaaggacaagttaaggtctcaggccagagtaagtgtcctgtgtaatgacacatagaatgtacatttattgtggactggtgccatctcctggctgaacgggagccgtgcgacacggacactttcattcaggagcattttaaattggagtgaaataacttacgcAAAGTAAGTATTTGTTACGAAACAGTAAATCAAACTGATCTAAAGAACCAAAAGGATACGTTATAATCAGTGagtgatggtggtatagtggtgagcatagctgccttccaagcagttgatccgggttcgattctctgccatcgcaataataaattcGCAATTTTTGCACctctttgtgagtttcaaactgaggaagagaaagtttctcactcggaatttagtggcaagtacagcgaggagtgaaataatatggacagtgttcgactattcaCTGCCCAAGCCCTCCGACAAAGGCTAAAAATCACAGCGTTTTCACTCAtgcctcatgaagtggaccaaacagagacactacagacgaggatgggatttgaagccacgtgtacagagcacaatggattattgtgcatcaccttaaccacgtggtacagctgctttacttcagggccctttagtaTCCCTCAATCTAACTTCCTTGGGTTTCTTTCGCACGGTTGGGTGTAAATAAaacataaatctatgaggagaaacGCTCAGTTCTTGGgcttgggcttgtggcgcaacggtagcgcgtctgactccagatcagaaggttgcgtgttcaaatcacgtcaggctcaggaagtttttctgccgctggttccaggaatttctctctgtgggaatgttcccgaaatgactccgttcaaaCCACAATTTGTCCGAATGTTTCAGATTTAcccgctcagtttatatttttgagcagtttcatcaatcattcggatagctcagtcggtagagcatgggactctacCTCCCAGCATCGAGGGTTCGAGCCGCACGTTGGCCGCTTCCATATTATTATCTGAGAatattgaaccaactgtgctaccgtgctgcccaaacagttggttcaatctcactgctcgtgggtgagaccagaactactgggcagttaaaaacaaggacgtcgctctttttcggacggagatgaggagatttctccctctcagagagttgtgcgactttggaactctgcctcagaaggccgcggaagcgggacattaattatgtttaaggcggagatggggaaattcttgttcagcaaataaatcaaaggtttattggggttgcatacaaccattgcattcagccagttacctgggtgcacgagcgtgcggttttttatttgatatatcagttccacaccatggtgaaacggtgttaaaatgtcgttttcatttcttcacgtgttcttcactgatatattcgctgcaataacttctctgggcacaaagcacggtagcacaagtggctagcacggtggcttcacagcgccaggctcccatgtTCGATTCACTCTctctgcggagtctgaacgttctgcacgtgcctgcgtgggtcccacagtgcaaagacgtggattaggtggattggccaaattacccttagtgcccatacgggaccagtctttataaatagaagcgtcatcccggccctgggtcactgcccgtctggagtttgctcattcttcccatgtgtgcgtgggtttcacccccacaacccaaagatgtgcaaggtatgtggattggccacgcaaaattggcccttaattgtgataaaaataattgggtactctaaactaatacagaactaaataaataaatagaaacgccgagcacaaaggcaaggccgctatggggattcttcataaaatcctgcgacagaaatagacaatgttggataactcggctggtctggcagcatctgtggagagagaaacagagttacagtttccagtccagtctgacccgCCCAATAGATTAGCAATCCGGCCCCTTAACTACTCGGCCACCTCATCCCGCAAGCGCGTTTGTCAAATCAAAGGTTTATCAGGTACAAAtaaccattgtattcagccagctgcGTGGATGCTGTTTTTACTTGAGGATCAATTCAGAATCCCACACCTtgatcaaacgacctttaaataccctgtccgtttcttcacgtgttctgcactgatatattcgctgcaataacttccctggagctcaaacctcctcccgatttcagtcaGTGACACCATCCGGGCTCGTCCGGgtttttgaacccgggacctctggcattttatcgcagctgagaatcaatgtcaatgtcaggagtgggattgaaccctcgtctccagaggagactgacacctgatgtatccaaacggttctaggggattgggccgtgttggggtgctctttccgagggtcggtgcagactggatgggccgaatggtctccttctgcactggagggattctatgattacttaaccagggtgcaaacggcagcatcaggacacaaggacaaggtgaggtctcaggccagagcaagagtcctatgtaatgacacacagaacatcagaagtaaaaacatttattgtggactggctgaccgggagcagtgcgacacggacactttcattcaggagcattttaaattggagtgaaaaaaCAGAAACATAGTAAGACGTTGTTTACGAAACAAAGCAAAGCATCAAAAGGACTCAACATTCGGCAGTAAGTGATGGAGGGATACTGGGAGcatcgctgccttccaagcagttgatccagggtcgattcccgaccatcgcaataataatttggtcggaggcgtttgcgtgatttcgtgtgtttcgagctgaggaagagagctggagaaagtgaggtggctggaggcaggaatctccgcttgttcgaaatagtctggttggattgttcacatccgtccgattggcgaaactgtgatctcggtttctgtagtggtttattattggatattgttctctatagaatttacagtgcagaaggaggccattcggcccatcgagtcttcaccggctcttggaaagagcaccctacccaagcccacaccaccctatccccataacccaataaccccactcaaccaacactaagggcaatttatcatggccaatccacctaacctgcacatctttggactgtgggaggaaaccggagcacccggaggaaacccacgcagacacggggaggatgtgcagactccgcacagacagtgacccagccgggaatcgaacctgggaccctggaactgtgaagctgatgaatgtgatataaaatagttagtttaaatgtattagttacagtaatgtagatgtaggccagtctaatcctagtgagttcacagacaaaggatttcagaaagcatggcacgaaagggggaggtgtgtctggtggaggaggagaaaaggatgctgggtaacaagagatcCAGgggtaaggaatgagaagtgagccaattaggatgtattgccaggtcaggaggggtataggatgaccaatgggaatctgtatgtgaaacttgatgtcatttgaatgtatttgtagagattcctttgtctccaatagcactcgattcggaagacccaggaggcagcttgtgttctgggtttgtgtgatgcgattcagacttgcaagttggttaaaaataaataatactatgcctacaaatccatctcgagttttattgaggccagactaacgggtaaagaattcaatgttttgtcatttggtgccggaaacccgggatttctccagacggttagcGACCAACTGCgacatcagaattagactgattttcgacaaggaaagtggaaacgggcccacaatgtgtgtagctgtaaAATGACACACATTTGTTTTCCCCCTTCTcccctggtcactcgcggttggtacggaaagatcgtctcgacaaaatcaaaggtcagtctggggattagaaaattgaactgatgggacatctggcaagatggttccgttctacgagtgtttttgatgaactgatgggacatctgccAAGATGGTTCcgttctacgagtgtttttgatgaactgatgggacatctggaaAGACGGTTTAGTTCCACGAGAGTGTTTTTGAAACTATCGttcattaagctaaaattgtatccttggactgtagtggcgagaaaagatacattttaaaacaaactggatgctgcatgttagttaaagcagaagtctctcaaagggttaacagcagcttgagatagcaggcagcttgtggtgaaattggatacctttctttcgagtcagtgaaactccagcaaagttgcagcttgtggtgtaattggatacctttctttcgagtcagtgaaactgcagcaaagttacgttttgaagtaATTAAAAGGTAAAGGAAGCCAGTGGATTTCTCCCCCTCTTTTACATAAGTTAatcatttta
It encodes the following:
- the LOC140400053 gene encoding histone H2B-like, giving the protein MADEKKPTSKPASKKGAKKVIKKPAVKGGKKRRRSRKESYSIYIYKVMKQVHPDTGISSKAMSIMNSFVSDIFERIAGEASRLAHYNKRRTISSREIQTAVRLLLPGELAKHAVSEGTKAVTKYTSSK